In the genome of Marispirochaeta sp., one region contains:
- a CDS encoding aldose epimerase family protein, with protein MTLERIPYGTTKNGDKVDAFFISNGEVTFQALTYGAVLSSVTSLDREGTPAELTLGFDDLSGWESDHPYFGGTIGRFANRISKGRFKLEGKEYTLYTNDGTNHLHGGKEGFERRMWDGFPFQNEQEAGVKFSRTSPDGEEGYPGNLDVVVTYALSVNNELSIHYEAATDAPTLANLTNHAYWNLDGSGGRTSILDHELLIHSDSYVEVDKYAIPTGRILQVQQSPFDFRRRKTIGTDIQSAGGYDHCYKLTSADADEPALAAEVYSPLSGRVMKIYTTQPGLQFYTGEFLDGTISLRGGVPAKKRCALCLEAAGLPDSPNQPDFLSAVLRPGMRYIHKTIHHFSLA; from the coding sequence ATGACGCTTGAACGAATACCTTATGGAACAACAAAAAATGGCGACAAGGTAGATGCCTTCTTCATAAGTAACGGAGAAGTCACGTTTCAGGCCCTGACCTACGGTGCTGTTTTAAGTTCCGTTACCAGCCTTGACAGAGAAGGAACCCCCGCCGAACTAACTCTTGGATTTGATGATCTGTCTGGCTGGGAAAGCGATCACCCCTACTTTGGAGGGACCATAGGCCGCTTTGCAAACCGTATATCCAAAGGCCGTTTCAAACTGGAAGGAAAAGAATATACCCTCTACACCAACGACGGCACCAATCATCTGCATGGAGGTAAAGAGGGTTTCGAACGCAGAATGTGGGACGGATTTCCTTTCCAGAATGAGCAGGAAGCAGGAGTCAAGTTCAGCCGTACCAGTCCCGATGGCGAGGAAGGCTATCCCGGAAACCTTGACGTCGTGGTTACCTATGCCCTGTCGGTGAATAACGAATTGTCCATACATTATGAAGCTGCCACCGACGCCCCTACACTGGCAAATTTAACGAACCACGCGTACTGGAACCTTGACGGTTCCGGAGGAAGGACCTCCATACTGGACCATGAGCTGCTGATCCATAGTGACAGCTATGTGGAGGTGGACAAGTACGCGATTCCCACTGGACGCATTCTGCAGGTACAGCAGAGTCCCTTTGACTTTCGCCGCCGCAAGACAATAGGAACGGACATACAGTCCGCCGGCGGTTACGATCACTGCTATAAACTCACGTCTGCTGATGCTGATGAACCGGCTCTCGCCGCGGAAGTCTATTCACCCCTGTCCGGCAGAGTTATGAAGATCTACACGACCCAGCCGGGACTGCAATTCTATACCGGAGAGTTCCTGGATGGTACAATAAGCCTTCGCGGAGGAGTCCCTGCAAAGAAGAGGTGCGCCCTCTGTCTTGAGGCTGCAGGTTTACCCGATTCTCCAAACCAGCCGGATTTCCTCTCTGCTGTATTGCGCCCGGGTATGCGTTATATTCATAAAACGATCCACCATTTTTCCCTGGCGTAA
- a CDS encoding MBL fold metallo-hydrolase produces the protein MRIKKQSPKDGLQLTNDGDLSLFWLGVGSAFSKLHYQTNLIIIKGNDHIMVDCGTKAPQALFELGLQATDIRNFLITHSHADHIGGLEEIMLMNRYVRREKPTIVINPTYQHLLWDMSLRGGAAYNEEKRGMDLTFGDMWNVVRPTWLPAYPRETHEANIGSINLKMFRTMHIPDMTGSWQSSFWSCGIIVDNRIMFTSDTRFDPELIQTFAENFDLEYIFHDCQFFTGGVHAGIDELGTLPPAVKERMILTHYGDNWKDFSKKIDEAGFYGLAKQWHHYLFS, from the coding sequence ATGAGGATAAAAAAACAGTCCCCCAAAGATGGATTACAGCTTACCAACGATGGGGATTTGAGTCTTTTCTGGCTTGGAGTCGGAAGTGCCTTTTCCAAGCTCCATTACCAGACAAATCTCATCATTATCAAAGGTAATGACCATATAATGGTGGACTGCGGCACCAAAGCACCTCAGGCTTTGTTTGAACTTGGTCTCCAGGCGACAGACATACGAAACTTCCTTATTACCCATTCTCATGCCGATCACATCGGGGGGCTGGAAGAGATCATGCTGATGAACCGCTACGTACGGAGGGAAAAACCGACCATTGTTATTAATCCCACATATCAGCATCTGCTCTGGGATATGAGTCTGCGGGGAGGGGCTGCCTATAACGAAGAGAAGCGGGGAATGGACCTGACTTTCGGGGACATGTGGAATGTGGTTCGCCCTACGTGGCTGCCGGCATATCCCCGGGAGACCCACGAGGCGAACATCGGATCCATCAACCTTAAAATGTTCCGTACCATGCATATTCCCGACATGACCGGGAGCTGGCAGAGCTCTTTCTGGAGCTGCGGAATAATCGTCGACAACCGGATCATGTTTACCTCTGACACCCGTTTCGATCCGGAGCTTATTCAAACCTTCGCGGAAAACTTTGACCTGGAATACATCTTCCACGACTGTCAGTTTTTTACCGGCGGTGTTCATGCAGGGATTGACGAGCTGGGCACTCTCCCCCCGGCGGTAAAGGAGCGTATGATCCTGACACATTATGGAGACAACTGGAAGGACTTCAGCAAAAAAATCGACGAGGCCGGATTCTATGGCCTGGCCAAACAGTGGCACCATTATCTGTTTTCATGA